Proteins encoded within one genomic window of Prosthecobacter fusiformis:
- a CDS encoding PepSY-associated TM helix domain-containing protein, producing the protein MATPASLRRWTTVHRWSSLFCTANLLFLCVTGLLLIFHPEIDAMLGSMPEIRQEGRTMLPPGQLVEAAREARPGWSPAVYSEDEDHPGRAYVSMLPPGVQDLGESKTVILDGFTGQAAEVKLDQTFSMIVLNLHANLFAGFIGELFLALVGIAFFVALISGVVLYAPFMRSCLYGLIRRDRSRRIFQLDLHNLVGISTLAWCCVVCFTGIILELGKPLLMIYQHQDLAAMTAPFKDRPAPERIVPLDQAIATAQQAWPAHRMQFAVFPGTQLTGQHHFTLFMAAESGLAKRVPKLTLVDAATGELTVASDAPWYIQALFVSGPLHFGDYAGTPLRIIWALFTILTIILCVSGLYLFIAKLRGRRRDLPLLQEATS; encoded by the coding sequence ATGGCCACCCCCGCCTCACTCCGCCGCTGGACCACCGTACACCGCTGGAGCAGCCTCTTTTGCACTGCCAATCTGCTGTTCCTCTGCGTCACCGGTCTCCTGCTCATCTTCCACCCGGAGATTGACGCCATGCTCGGCTCCATGCCAGAGATCCGGCAAGAAGGACGGACGATGCTGCCGCCTGGCCAGTTGGTGGAGGCGGCACGGGAGGCCCGGCCAGGCTGGTCCCCGGCCGTTTATTCTGAGGATGAAGACCACCCAGGCCGGGCCTATGTATCCATGCTGCCGCCGGGCGTTCAGGATCTGGGAGAAAGCAAGACCGTCATTCTGGATGGCTTCACGGGGCAAGCGGCAGAGGTGAAGCTGGACCAGACGTTCAGCATGATTGTGCTGAATCTGCATGCCAATCTCTTCGCCGGGTTCATCGGGGAATTGTTTCTGGCCTTGGTGGGCATCGCTTTCTTCGTCGCATTGATTTCAGGCGTGGTCCTATACGCACCCTTTATGCGCAGCTGCCTCTATGGCTTGATTCGTCGTGACCGTAGCAGGCGCATCTTCCAGTTGGACCTGCATAACCTCGTCGGCATCTCGACGTTGGCTTGGTGCTGCGTCGTCTGTTTCACTGGCATCATTCTGGAGCTGGGAAAACCCCTCCTGATGATTTACCAGCATCAGGACCTCGCCGCCATGACCGCCCCGTTTAAAGATCGTCCTGCACCGGAGCGCATCGTGCCACTGGATCAGGCCATCGCGACTGCCCAGCAGGCATGGCCTGCGCATCGAATGCAGTTCGCCGTTTTTCCAGGCACTCAGTTAACCGGACAGCATCATTTCACGCTCTTTATGGCGGCTGAGTCCGGCTTGGCTAAGCGCGTGCCCAAACTGACACTGGTGGATGCTGCCACCGGAGAGCTCACCGTTGCTAGTGATGCCCCCTGGTACATCCAGGCGCTTTTTGTTAGCGGCCCGCTGCATTTTGGTGACTACGCCGGGACGCCACTGCGGATCATCTGGGCCTTGTTTACCATCCTTACCATCATCCTCTGCGTCAGCGGACTTTACCTTTTCATTGCCAAACTACGCGGACGCCGCCGTGATCTTCCGCTGCTTCAGGAGGCCACTTCATGA